Proteins co-encoded in one Candidatus Moraniibacteriota bacterium genomic window:
- the ftsH gene encoding ATP-dependent zinc metalloprotease FtsH: MEKFLKNIGFVVLFFLLLSTIMILYSGPAQKPATISLSELVTQINEGKVRAISIKGNDLEIELNDGTKEISIKEPQSALTDSLNNYGADKEKFKAVQMKIIQESGFSSFAKNILIPIFLPFVIIGAFIWFMFRQAQRGNSQALSFGLSKARMTDPKDKNKKTTFADVAGAKEAKEELGEIVEFLKHPKKFISIGAKIPKGVLLLGSPGTGKTLIAKAVAGEAGVPFFNISGSEFVEMFVGVGASRVRDLFKQAKKNAPAIVFIDEIDAVGRHRGAGLGGGHDEREQTLNQILVEMDGFESNVSVIVIAATNRPDVLDPALLRPGRFDRRVVMDLPDINEREEILKIHMKNKPLAKDINVRTLAERTAGFSGADLANLVNEAAILSVRRDKKSITEDELKESIEKVILGPERRSKAINKKEKEIIAYHEAGHALVGATLPNADPVQKVSVIARGQAGGYTLSAPTEDKRLQSKAYFLDELATLLGGHVSEKMFIGDLTTGPSNDLERATHMARAMVTRYGMSSLGPRTFGKKEELVFLGREISEEKDYSEHTAEAIDKEVSFLIKNAFDTAEKILKEKQDILKKLVAELLEKETLEKDEFDEIVGIKTTKNESE; this comes from the coding sequence ATGGAAAAATTTTTAAAAAATATAGGTTTTGTTGTATTGTTTTTTCTTCTTCTTTCAACAATAATGATTCTTTACAGCGGACCAGCTCAAAAACCAGCCACTATCTCATTGAGCGAACTAGTCACTCAGATAAATGAGGGAAAGGTTAGGGCTATTTCCATAAAAGGAAATGACTTAGAAATTGAATTAAATGATGGCACAAAAGAAATTTCTATTAAGGAACCTCAAAGCGCTCTGACTGATTCACTTAATAATTATGGAGCTGATAAAGAAAAATTTAAGGCAGTTCAAATGAAAATTATTCAAGAATCAGGCTTTAGTTCTTTTGCTAAAAATATACTTATTCCGATATTTCTCCCATTTGTTATTATAGGTGCCTTTATTTGGTTTATGTTTAGGCAAGCCCAAAGAGGAAATTCCCAGGCCTTATCTTTTGGTTTAAGCAAAGCAAGAATGACCGATCCAAAAGATAAAAATAAAAAAACAACCTTTGCAGACGTTGCTGGAGCCAAGGAGGCAAAAGAAGAGCTGGGGGAAATTGTAGAATTTTTAAAACATCCCAAAAAATTTATCTCAATCGGAGCAAAAATTCCAAAAGGCGTTTTGCTTCTTGGCTCCCCAGGAACAGGAAAAACGCTTATTGCAAAAGCAGTGGCCGGTGAAGCCGGAGTGCCATTTTTTAATATAAGTGGTTCTGAATTCGTAGAAATGTTTGTAGGCGTTGGAGCAAGCAGGGTGCGTGATCTTTTTAAACAAGCGAAAAAAAATGCGCCAGCGATAGTTTTTATTGACGAAATAGATGCAGTAGGCAGACACAGAGGGGCTGGTCTAGGAGGCGGTCACGACGAAAGAGAGCAGACACTGAATCAAATTTTGGTAGAAATGGATGGTTTTGAGAGCAATGTTAGCGTTATTGTAATCGCTGCCACAAATCGTCCGGATGTATTGGACCCAGCGCTTTTAAGGCCAGGACGCTTTGATCGACGCGTAGTTATGGACTTACCAGACATAAACGAGAGAGAAGAAATCTTAAAGATACATATGAAAAATAAACCTTTAGCAAAAGACATAAATGTCAGGACTTTGGCCGAAAGGACAGCGGGATTTTCTGGAGCAGATTTGGCTAACCTGGTAAATGAGGCTGCTATATTATCTGTAAGACGTGACAAAAAATCTATAACGGAAGATGAACTGAAAGAATCAATAGAAAAAGTTATTCTTGGTCCAGAAAGGCGCAGTAAGGCCATAAACAAGAAAGAAAAAGAAATAATAGCCTATCATGAAGCGGGACATGCCTTGGTAGGAGCCACCCTGCCAAATGCTGATCCTGTACAGAAAGTTTCTGTTATTGCCCGCGGACAAGCTGGCGGATACACATTATCTGCTCCGACAGAAGATAAAAGACTTCAATCAAAAGCTTATTTTCTTGATGAATTAGCAACGCTTCTTGGCGGACATGTTAGCGAGAAAATGTTTATTGGTGACCTTACTACCGGACCATCAAATGATTTAGAAAGAGCCACTCATATGGCCAGAGCTATGGTTACCAGATATGGCATGAGCAGTTTAGGGCCCAGGACATTTGGCAAAAAAGAGGAACTCGTTTTTCTGGGCCGGGAAATAAGTGAAGAAAAAGATTATTCGGAACACACAGCTGAAGCTATAGACAAAGAAGTTTCTTTTTTGATAAAGAATGCTTTTGATACTGCCGAAAAAATCCTAAAGGAAAAGCAGGACATCTTGAAGAAGCTGGTTGCTGAGCTTTTAGAAAAAGAAACTCTTGAAAAAGATGAATTCGATGAAATTGTTGGTATAAAAACGACCAAGAACGAATCCGAATAA